Proteins encoded within one genomic window of Rhododendron vialii isolate Sample 1 chromosome 1a, ASM3025357v1:
- the LOC131306473 gene encoding phospholipase A2-alpha-like → MNMAPQQSTKLVLLLLSIYLVVLNFSFIPVYAIDIGIQASSGLSLSKECSKKCKSKFCYVPPFLRYGKYCGLLYSGCPWEKPCDGLDACCMKHDACIGAKNNDYLSTECNQDLLDCITTFKRSGGKTFKGSTCSVGEVTNVITVVIDAALLAGRFLHRP, encoded by the exons ATGAATATGGCTCCCCAACAGTCAACGAAGTTAGTCCTGCTTCTCCTATCAATTTACCTCGTTGTCCTGAACTTTTCCTTTATCCCAGTTTACGCCATTGACATTGGTATTCAAGCCAGTTCCGGCCTCTCTCTG AGTAAAGAGTGCAGCAAAAAATGCAAATCAAAGTTCTGCTATG TGCCTCCATTCCTAAGATATGGAAAGTACTGTGGGCTTCTATACAGTGGATGTCCATGGGAGAAGCCATGTGATGGCCTTGATGCTTGTTGCATGAAACATGATGCCTGCATAGGAGCTAAGAACA ATGACTATTTAAGCACAGAGTGCAACCAGGACTTATTAGACTGCATCACAACGTTCAAGAGATCAGGAGGGAAGACATTCAAAGGGAGCACTTGCTCTGTTGGTGAGGTTACCAATGTCATCACCGTCGTCATTGACGCTGCTTTGCTTGCCGGAAGATTCCTCCACAGGCCTTGA
- the LOC131306478 gene encoding cadmium/zinc-transporting ATPase HMA2-like isoform X3 — MACCLLWSKKYSSRACFVKCLAVFIVSTGLVAVPFVLRLDNKRHWLHLALVVLVSAYPCALILSTPVATFCMLSKPATSGLLIKGGEYLETLSKIKILAFDKTGTITRGEFVVTDFHSVSNEVTLNTLLYWVSGIESKSSHPMVAALIDYAQTLSIEVKPERVEEFENFRGEGVHGKIDGKDVYVGNQKIASRASSKHRPLW; from the exons ATGGCCTGCTGTCTTTTGTGGTCTAAAAAGTACTCTAGCAGAGCTTGCTTTGTGAAGTGCCTTG CCGTCTTTATTGTATCAACTGGTTTGGTGGCAGTTCCATTTGTTCTAAGACTTGACAATAAAAGGCATTGGCTTCACTTGGCGTTGGTGGTTCTGGTGAGTGCGTATCCGTGTGCACTTATCCTCTCCACACCAGTAGCCACTTTCTGCATGCTTTCAAAGCCAGCAACCTCTGGGCTTTTAATCAAAGGGGGAGAGTATCTCGAAACTCTCTCTAAGATAAAGATCTTGGCTTTCGACAAAACTGGTACAATTACAAGAGGAGAATTCGTGGTCACAGATTTTCATTCGGTGTCCAATGAAGTTACACTGAACACACTGCTTTACTG GGTTTCAGGCATCGAGAGCAAATCAAGTCATCCAATGGTGGCTGCACTTATTGACTATGCACAGACACTTTCCATCGAGGTGAAACCTGAAAGAGTGgaagaatttgaaaattttcgagGAGAAGGGGTTCATGGGAAAATTGATGGGAAGGATGTCTATGTTGGAAACCAAAAAATTGCATCGAGAGCCAG CTCCAAGCATAGGCCCCTGTGGTGA
- the LOC131306478 gene encoding cadmium/zinc-transporting ATPase HMA2-like isoform X1 — translation MACCLLWSKKYSSRACFVKCLAVFIVSTGLVAVPFVLRLDNKRHWLHLALVVLVSAYPCALILSTPVATFCMLSKPATSGLLIKGGEYLETLSKIKILAFDKTGTITRGEFVVTDFHSVSNEVTLNTLLYWVSGIESKSSHPMVAALIDYAQTLSIEVKPERVEEFENFRGEGVHGKIDGKDVYVGNQKIASRARWATAPSIGPCGEGKSVGYIFLGAAPAGIFSLSDSCRTGVREAINELKSMNIKTVMLT, via the exons ATGGCCTGCTGTCTTTTGTGGTCTAAAAAGTACTCTAGCAGAGCTTGCTTTGTGAAGTGCCTTG CCGTCTTTATTGTATCAACTGGTTTGGTGGCAGTTCCATTTGTTCTAAGACTTGACAATAAAAGGCATTGGCTTCACTTGGCGTTGGTGGTTCTGGTGAGTGCGTATCCGTGTGCACTTATCCTCTCCACACCAGTAGCCACTTTCTGCATGCTTTCAAAGCCAGCAACCTCTGGGCTTTTAATCAAAGGGGGAGAGTATCTCGAAACTCTCTCTAAGATAAAGATCTTGGCTTTCGACAAAACTGGTACAATTACAAGAGGAGAATTCGTGGTCACAGATTTTCATTCGGTGTCCAATGAAGTTACACTGAACACACTGCTTTACTG GGTTTCAGGCATCGAGAGCAAATCAAGTCATCCAATGGTGGCTGCACTTATTGACTATGCACAGACACTTTCCATCGAGGTGAAACCTGAAAGAGTGgaagaatttgaaaattttcgagGAGAAGGGGTTCATGGGAAAATTGATGGGAAGGATGTCTATGTTGGAAACCAAAAAATTGCATCGAGAGCCAGGTGGGCGACAG CTCCAAGCATAGGCCCCTGTGGTGAAGGAAAGTCCGTTGGTTACATATTCTTGGGAGCGGCTCCAGCTGGAATTTTTAGCCTCTCTGATAGTTGTCGAACTGGTGTAAGAGAAGCGATCAACGAGCTGAAGTCAATGAACATCAAAACTGTAATGCTGACCTGA
- the LOC131306478 gene encoding cadmium/zinc-transporting ATPase HMA2-like isoform X2, whose amino-acid sequence MACCLLWSKKYSSRACFVKCLAVFIVSTGLVAVPFVLRLDNKRHWLHLALVVLVSAYPCALILSTPVATFCMLSKPATSGLLIKGGEYLETLSKIKILAFDKTGTITRGEFVVTDFHSVSNEVTLNTLLYWVSGIESKSSHPMVAALIDYAQTLSIEVKPERVEEFENFRGEGVHGKIDGKDVYVGNQKIASRARWATGPCGEGKSVGYIFLGAAPAGIFSLSDSCRTGVREAINELKSMNIKTVMLT is encoded by the exons ATGGCCTGCTGTCTTTTGTGGTCTAAAAAGTACTCTAGCAGAGCTTGCTTTGTGAAGTGCCTTG CCGTCTTTATTGTATCAACTGGTTTGGTGGCAGTTCCATTTGTTCTAAGACTTGACAATAAAAGGCATTGGCTTCACTTGGCGTTGGTGGTTCTGGTGAGTGCGTATCCGTGTGCACTTATCCTCTCCACACCAGTAGCCACTTTCTGCATGCTTTCAAAGCCAGCAACCTCTGGGCTTTTAATCAAAGGGGGAGAGTATCTCGAAACTCTCTCTAAGATAAAGATCTTGGCTTTCGACAAAACTGGTACAATTACAAGAGGAGAATTCGTGGTCACAGATTTTCATTCGGTGTCCAATGAAGTTACACTGAACACACTGCTTTACTG GGTTTCAGGCATCGAGAGCAAATCAAGTCATCCAATGGTGGCTGCACTTATTGACTATGCACAGACACTTTCCATCGAGGTGAAACCTGAAAGAGTGgaagaatttgaaaattttcgagGAGAAGGGGTTCATGGGAAAATTGATGGGAAGGATGTCTATGTTGGAAACCAAAAAATTGCATCGAGAGCCAGGTGGGCGACAG GCCCCTGTGGTGAAGGAAAGTCCGTTGGTTACATATTCTTGGGAGCGGCTCCAGCTGGAATTTTTAGCCTCTCTGATAGTTGTCGAACTGGTGTAAGAGAAGCGATCAACGAGCTGAAGTCAATGAACATCAAAACTGTAATGCTGACCTGA
- the LOC131306508 gene encoding phospholipase A2-alpha-like: MNMAPHQSSKLVLHLLSIYLVVLNFSFIPVYALNIGIQASSGLSLSKECSKKCESEFCNVPPFLRYGKYCGLLYSGCPGEKPCDGLDACCMKHDACIQAKNNDYLSTECSQDFLDCIATFKRSGGKTFKGNTCSVGEVTKVITVVIDAALLAGRYLHKP, from the exons ATGAATATGGCTCCCCACCAGTCATCGAAGTTAGTCCTGCATCTCCTATCAATTTACCTCGTTGTCCTCAACTTTTCCTTTATCCCAGTTTACGCTCTTAACATTGGTATTCAAGCCAGTTCTGGCCTCTCTCTG AGTAAAGAGTGCAGTAAAAAATGCGAATCAGAGTTCTGCAATG TGCCTCCATTTCTAAGATATGGAAAGTATTGTGGGCTTCTATACAGTGGATGTCCAGGGGAGAAGCCATGTGATGGCCTTGATGCTTGTTGCATGAAACATGATGCCTGCATACAAGCTAAGAACA ATGACTACTTGAGCACAGAGTGCAGCCAGGACTTCTTAGACTGCATCGCAACGTTCAAGAGATCAGGAGGGAAGACATTCAAAGGGAACACTTGCTCAGTTGGTGAGGTTACCAAAGTCATCACCGTCGTCATTGATGCTGCTTTGCTTGCCGGAAGATACCTCCACAAGCCttga